GGTACTTTTGTCTAAGGATGCTAAATTCAAAGAGATTCTCATTGGTCTGTTACGTTGTATTTCACCAATAACAAGTGAAAATTACGACATGGACTATGTTCAAATAGGTAAGCAATTATACAAAAGTTTGATGGGCAAGAAGTACttaatttttttggatgacatATGGGATATTGTCCCATGGATTGTTATCCAAGAATATTTTCCAGAGAATTTAAACGGAAGTCAAATCTTAGTAACTACTCGGTCTAAAGAGGTGGCGGAAGAATTAAGTGCAAATCCCTACAATGTGAAGCATCAAACTTTAGAGGATCACTGGGAATTATTTTCAAGGAAAGTGTTCGGGCAAAGCCATTGTGTTCCCAGTGAATATGAGAAAATTGGGAAACGCATTGTTCGTGGTTGTGGTGGATTACCCCTAGTAGTTGTTTTAATTTCTGGACTTTTGATGACAACAAAAGGGTCTCTAGAAATATGGAGAGATGTTGCCCGAACTTTGGATGGAGTTGGTATATATGATGACAGAATTTCAAAAATAGTTTCATTAAGCTACAAGTATTTACCTAGTCATTTGAAGGcttgcttttattatttttgtgtgtttCCAGAAGACAGTGAGATTTCTGTTAAGAAATTAATCAACTTATGGGTTGCGGAGGGATTTATAAAGCAACATAACAATATGAGTTTGGAAGAAGTGGGAGAGAGTTATTTGCATGATCTCATTAATAGAAGTCTAGTTCAAATTAATGAGTTAAGTATTGACGGcaaagttaaatcatgtaacatTCATGATCGAGTCCACGAGGTTTGTGTGAGACAAGCAATTGATGGGAATACTTTGTGGATTATCAAAGACTACTATGCTCCAAAGGCTTGTCATTGGTTAAGCTGTCAAACAAGTCATTGGCCAATCACTCGAGCGAGTTATGGGAATTGTGGTCCTAATGAAATCCATTCTGTTCTTTGCTTTGGTAAAGATGTATACCATTCAAAATGCAGGTTAGTATACCCATGTTTAAAATTGCTAAGAGTATTGGATTTATCATTAGTTAAATGCTCACAAGGCATGCCTCATGAAATAACAGACTTGGTTCATTTGAGATACTTGGCTTTAAATACCATTGTTTCTCTTTACGAGTTTCGATTTTTCAAGCTTAAGAATTTGGTAACTCTCATAGTTACTTCATGGATGGAAAAATGTCATTTGCAACTGCCATGTGATATTTTGGATTTGCCACAATTGAGGTATTTGCATGTTGACAAGAGATGTTCACAGTTTCTCCCTTGCTTAGTCAAAAATGATCTACAAACTCTTTATTGGTTGAAAGTTGCTAGCTCCGACAAAAAACCAAACTTCAGAATCGTTCCAAACCTAATGGAACTTGGGATTTACATTGAAGGCCAATTGGCGCCTAGCCATCTAGGTAGCCTCGTGCATTTACATCTACTTGAGAAGTTGAAGTTTGAAGTAGGAAGGGTCGAGCGCTTTTGTCTTCCAACAGGTTTTCCACCAAACCTTAAGAAGTTGACACTTTGTTATACTTATCTTCCATGGAAGGAAATGGACACAATTGGCAAGTTGCCGCACCTTGAGGTGTTGAAACTAAAAGATTTCGCCTTTTGTGGCCCAACGTGGGAACTATCGGAGCATGACTTTCAGGAATTAAAGGCACTTCTTATTTCACGCTCAAATCTCAAACATTGGAATGCAAGTTCTATTAATTTCCCAGTTCTGGAGCGCCTTGTCTTAAGTTATTGCTGGGAATTGAAACAAGTTCCAATTAATTTTGCAAAAATTACAACACTGAATTTAATTGTATTAGAATGTTGCTATTCTTCTCTTGTGACTTCCGCAATGCAGATTTCTTCTGCAAAAAGCAAAGCATTAAAGGGAAAGGCAAAGGCAAATTGTCCACTTCGTGTTCGTAAAGTTGGAACTAAGGTTTCTCtctaattcatgttcattatttcaaaatattagttttctgcattctaattccatgtattaattaattatttgattttttactCATTTTCAATTACTTTTCAAGGTTGAATTGCCTATTATTGAAAGCtatgaagaagaaagtgttgaAAGCTCTGAAGAAAATAGTGTTGAAACCTCTAAAGAAGAGAGTGTCGGAAGCTCTAAAGAAGAAAGTATTTCTGGTTTCCATTTGATCTTAACAATTCAACTGTTTGTGCTATGTGTTTTTCTACTCCAATGACACCATGGCTAAGTTGTAACAATCCACTGTTCAattcagtatttttttttactgcatattgaaatgttttagaACATAAACTTCCCTCATATATTCAGAAATCTGCAGATATACATTATCCAGTGTTCAATTCAATGACTATTTTGCTGCTCAAAAGGTGGTTGTTACAACAACTAATTAAAAGTGAcataaagtatataaaagaaagGTATAAAGCCAAGATAGGAAAGTAAACAAATTATAATAGTAAATTGTTTGATTGGCAAGTTggcataaataaattatataatgacTACTACTTCCTCTTCGCAATTGAACACCAGAcatttcttattatttgtattgaaaGCTTTTATGGAATAGTTTTCTTTGGTTAGTTGGTACTGCGGGAGGCGGTATGCAAAAAGATAACTCGTTACTATAAAATTTACTAGTCATGGgcacgcgctttgcgcgaatgCCCAACGATAATCCCATAACTACAAACCAGGTATGTAATCATATGTTAATCTTTTACAATGCATCAATCATTGATTGCTCAAACTTCATCACCAACTACCATACctacaaaaagtaattaaaaattatgtataagattgaaaataaattagaatGAAAGAGTTCTCCCTTCCAAGCTGTTGGCTTCCAAGTTGTTCTCCCTTCCAAGCTGTCGGCTAagcttaatattaattaaaaccaGTGCATTTATTTTGCATAAAGTAATTCCTTTTtgtctgcatatatatatatatatatatatatatagaatattaaaatacttttatcaCAATAATTAGCCAAGTGGCTTACCAAGTGAATTCTCAAATATCCCAATTAACACCCGTCCTTTAATATGTAAGTcaatatcatttactttttgaCGATAAATTTGATTACAAAATACTTCACCAAGattctatatattaaaaaaataaaattatcaaaatatcattGATAGCCATAAATAAATTACCATACAAATATACagaattgaacttaaataaaTACAACCAActcttattaaaaattttaaaagtaccatataaatatacataaaaaaaaactacaataataaacacaagaattcaaattagaatattaaatgaaaaataatacaatttagAAAAAGTAGCacatcatttctttaaaatttcatacaatgtatatttttaaaataattaaatttcataaattgtCATActttaaaaaactaatttttaacaattcttttctctaaaaaaaaaaaaacaaaacaattcttTACCCATGTCAACATTTTAACTAACATTAAACCAAACAAATATATTGACCATTTTTCAAAATATGTTGTTCTTAATAAGCTAACTCATTAAAATAGGGTAtgtgttcacaaatttagaactctatgtttacaaatttagaattctatattcacaattttaaatctcaatatacaaaattatattactctatattcacaacttttgagttctatatttataattttttgaactctatattcacaattttgttatatagattcaaaaattgtgttatattattGCATTGGCAAAAAAACTATTGGATTCTTCTTTCCCTTAAAAATTTTTCAATTGTCAGCCAGCACCACAAAATCACTATTTTGAACAAGGGAATAATCCACGTTTCCATTCCACATTTCCACTCAAGAAAAGGTGTCAACATATTATAGCATTGTCAATTAAGTGGACACAAGAAAAGCTGTCTGCCAAAAGTGAGACCTTTAGATGAGAATTCAATAAgcaaattacaaaaaaaaaaatttctttcgaCAAATTTAAATCTAAATGTAAATTAAAACAGAAAGCTGTACAGATAGCAGCTGGGCATTACCCTGATTACAATCATGAAAATCAAAATTGCCTCAACATAGGCGAGGGAAAttccaataattattattattattatttattttttattttttttgcagatgGAAAATTCCAAAAGGTTTACattaaataagaaatttaaTCTCAGTCTAAAACTGTCGCAAAGTCTGACAAAAGGCTTGTAAAATCTCAAATCATGTGTCAAATTCCAATCAAATCTCGAATCTACAAAATTCAAATCTCCAATCAACGGTGCTCTTTGTTAGATAGTGACTCCACCATAAACTCAGATGAATTACTTGAACCAAAGATGATAATCCAATTAGTTTGCCTAACTTTCGAAATCCAAATGGTGCAAATACACCGAGAACTAAACTCCAAAAGCTTATTAAAAACCAATCAATTAAAACAATTCATCTTCGAAATATTGATAAATTATTCAATAAAGAATAATTTATCCTTTCCAATTTCAATGCCATGTCTTAAGCTTTTGGGAAGATAAGAAAAGCAATATTTGGTACCCAATGCAAAAAAGACAAGGCTGCCAACTATTATTAGACAACTTGTCTCCATTCAAGCATCAAAGCCCAAAAACAAAATCGGAATTCTGGTTCATCAAACACCGCCAGAAATATCATTTGCAACATAAAATacgatgaaaaaaaaaatctgactGTGGTTCCTCGACCATGAAACTTTGCAATACCTTGGTCCGTACCCCACTCATTCGCAAGCCCAATGAAGACATTAACAATCTGATGAGATGCATTtccaaaaacaaagaaacaaccTGAGATGCCATCATTCCTCGGCCATTTGAAAAAAACCACCTGCAGAAAAAGCCAAGTGGAGCATGCCAAACTAATCCTGCTCACTGCTTCACGGCTTCAACgattatttgatttaatggCTCAAGGCACTTTTTTTTACTTGTGTGTTTTCCCATGAAACTCAGAATCACAAGACCCAAACATTAGTTTCTGCTTTCTTTCTTATTCCATGCAAAaacggtttttttttcttttttctaacagaattaaaaaaataaataaagaaagatgATATCTTTCTGGCTATGGCGCCTGCTTCTTCATGGTTATTTATGTTAAATGACATGGTGTATGTGAGTGTGGCATCCACTAACAAATATAatgtttaatataaatatataaaatacattggACAATGGACAATGGCAAAAGCATGGTTAGCAACTTAGCATGCCTGCACAAGCCTACAAAACTAACAAAAGTAGGAGAGAGAccacctttttttttccaaagtGTACACCATgctgttgattttttttaattgtacgCCCAAAGTGTACACCATgctgttgattttttttaattgtacgCATGCTTTCTTATCTTCCCATTTCTCAAAGTGTAAGCaggttttttctttcttcctgtGCGAGAGTGCAAGAATGCGAGACTCCGGTCCTCCGCCTCTGCCTCCACTCCGCTTTAGATTTCACCTCCGTCAGATGGCCGGTTGCTGCCTCGCTCTGCCATTTCACCTCCGTCAGATGGCCGGTTGCTGCCTCGCTCTGCCACAGGTCTCCGCTGCTCTGCCCCGTTGTCGCTACGCTCTGCCACAGGTCTCCGCTGCTCTGCCCCGTTGTCGCTACTACaactgcaaataaaaaaaaatgtaggaaTTGCATACTGGTTTAATAAAGGTAATACATACCTTGTTGCCCAAGAAGCTCAGCAAACCCATGACAAAAAAATGGTTTCTTCCTTCTTACTGCCGAAatgagaggaagaaaaaaaattcttgctTGCTGCCTCTGCTGAATGGAATATGATGGAGAGTATGTAttctttcaacttttttttccaCTACCAAAATGATAAGGAATAACCATTTCCTTTTCCACATGATGCCAAATGTAACATTCATTTTCCATTAcctttgcctttttcttttcttatagGGACCCAATATCTCAAGGATTTACGGAAAAGAGgaagaaaacatgtttattttcttttcttagaggGACCCAATAGCTCAGGGTTTTACGGGGAAGGGGAAGAAAACGAAAGAAAAATGGCaatattgtaatttaattaaacattgagggcaattgaaaagaaaaataaatccaaatgttaaataaaaaattatcagcCGTAAGATTTGTGATGAACGGTCAAGGGAGGTGTCATTTTTGAGGGGTAAATGACAACTCCCAAATATAAGTATAGGGAGAGATTTACACTTGGTCGTCACACAtgaattaaataagaaaa
This region of Ipomoea triloba cultivar NCNSP0323 chromosome 15, ASM357664v1 genomic DNA includes:
- the LOC116007364 gene encoding putative late blight resistance protein homolog R1B-14, whose product is MDYVQIGKQLYKSLMGKKYLIFLDDIWDIVPWIVIQEYFPENLNGSQILVTTRSKEVAEELSANPYNVKHQTLEDHWELFSRKVFGQSHCVPSEYEKIGKRIVRGCGGLPLVVVLISGLLMTTKGSLEIWRDVARTLDGVGIYDDRISKIVSLSYKYLPSHLKACFYYFCVFPEDSEISVKKLINLWVAEGFIKQHNNMSLEEVGESYLHDLINRSLVQINELSIDGKVKSCNIHDRVHEVCVRQAIDGNTLWIIKDYYAPKACHWLSCQTSHWPITRASYGNCGPNEIHSVLCFGKDVYHSKCRLVYPCLKLLRVLDLSLVKCSQGMPHEITDLVHLRYLALNTIVSLYEFRFFKLKNLVTLIVTSWMEKCHLQLPCDILDLPQLRYLHVDKRCSQFLPCLVKNDLQTLYWLKVASSDKKPNFRIVPNLMELGIYIEGQLAPSHLGSLVHLHLLEKLKFEVGRVERFCLPTGFPPNLKKLTLCYTYLPWKEMDTIGKLPHLEVLKLKDFAFCGPTWELSEHDFQELKALLISRSNLKHWNASSINFPVLERLVLSYCWELKQVPINFAKITTLNLIVLECCYSSLVTSAMQISSAKSKALKGKAKANCPLRVRKVGTKVELPIIESYEEESVESSEENSVETSKEESVGSSKEESISGFHLILTIQLFVLCVFLLQ